A region of Vitis riparia cultivar Riparia Gloire de Montpellier isolate 1030 chromosome 1, EGFV_Vit.rip_1.0, whole genome shotgun sequence DNA encodes the following proteins:
- the LOC117916587 gene encoding cytochrome b5, which produces MPTLTKLFSMQEASLHNSKDDCWVVIDGKVYDVTTYLDEHPGGDDVILATTGKDATDDFEDAGHSNDARELMKSFCIGELDMSSPAIPELKISDKKQQTDVAQKLLNLTKQYWAVSVAIVGISVVAGFLFMRKK; this is translated from the exons ATGCCCACTCTCACAAAGCTCTTCTCCATGCAAGAAGCCTCTCTCCACAACTCCAAGGACGACTGTTGGGTCGTCATCGATGGCAag GTATATGATGTGACAACTTATTTGGATGAACACCCTGGTGGAGATGATGTGATCCTTGCTACAACTG GGAAAGATGCCACCGATGATTTTGAGGATGCTGGGCATAGCAATGATGCAAGGGAGCTTATGAAGAGCTTTTGTATTGGGGAGCTTGATATGTCTTCCCCAGCTATTCCAGAACTTAAAATCTCTGACAAGAAACAACAAACAGATGTTGCTCAGAAGCTCTTGAACTTGACAAAACAATACTGGGCTGTTTCTGTAGCCATAGTTGGCATCTCTGTGGTGGCTGGCTTCTTGTTTATGCGGAAGAAGTAA
- the LOC117916563 gene encoding folate synthesis bifunctional protein, mitochondrial: MNIFKQLASTRCGFNGGMKSCRATCVSLLHSSSGTSVEVHSQDQEVVIALGSNVGNRVDNFNEALQLMKKSGMHITRHGCLYETEPVYVTDQPLFLNSAVRGITKLGPHELLRVLKKIEKDMGRTDGIRYGPRPIDLDILFYGKFRVNSEILTIPHERIWERPFVMAPLMDVMGSAMESDTVASWHSFSKLSGGLFESWEKLGGESLIGKNGLKRVLPTGNVLWDWSLKTSMMGILNLTPDSFSDGGKFQSVEAAVSQVRLMILEGADIIDIGAQSTRPMASRLSAQEELDRLIPVLDAVLKMPEVEGKLLSVDTFHSEVASEAIGKGAHIVNDVSAGQLDPNMLDVVAGLKVPYVAMHMRGNPSTMQNSENLQYDNVCKQVASELYLRVRDAELSGIPAWRIIIDPGIGFSKNTEHNLDILMGLPNIRTELAGKSLALSHAPMLIGPSRKRFLGDICARPAAAERDPATIAAVTAGVLGGANIVRAHNVKDNLDAVKLCDAMVKRERSQA, from the exons ATGAACATTTTCAAGCAGCTAGCTTCCACCAGATGTGGGTTTAATGGTGGAATGAAGTCTTGTAGAG CAACATGTGTCTCTCTCCTCCATTCATCCTCAGGTACATCGGTGGAAGTACATTCCCAAGACCAGGAAGTAGTAATTGCTCTAGGAAGCAATGTGGGCAATAGAGTTGACAATTTCAATGAGGCCTTGCAGCTAATGAAGAAGTCAGGCATGCACATAACTAGACATGGATGTTTGTATGAGACAGAGCCTGTCTATGTGACTGATCAACCTCTCTTTCTCAACTCTGCTGTTAGAGGTATTACAAAACTTGGTCCCCATGAACTACTCAGAGTTCTgaagaaaattgaaaaggatATGGGTCGGACTGATGGAATAAGGTATGGTCCGAGACCAATTGACCTGGATATTTTGTTCTATGGGAAGTTCAGGGTTAACTCTGAGATTCTTACCATCCCCCATGAAAGAATTTGGGAGAGACCATTTGTGATGGCCCCATTGATGGATGTAATGGGATCAGCTATGGAGAGCGATACGGTTGCATCCTGGCattctttttcaaaacttagTGGGGGACTATTTGAGTCATGGGAGAAACTTGGTGGTGAATCCCTCATTGGAAAGAACGGGTTGAAAAGGGTTTTACCCACTGGAAATGTTTTATGGGACTGGTCACTGAAAACCTCTATGATGGGTATCCTTAATCTGACCCCAGATAGTTTTAGTGATGGAGGGAAGTTCCAGTCTGTGGAGGCTGCAGTTTCTCAGGTCCGCTTGATGATCTTAGAAGGGGCAGATATTATTGATATTGGTGCACAGTCCACACGCCCAATGGCATCTAGGCTTTCAGCTCAAGAGGAATTAGATAGGTTAATCCCTGTCTTGGATGCTGTTCTAAAGATGCCTGAGGTAGAGGGGAAGCTGTTATCTGTGGATACTTTTCATTCTGAAGTTGCTTCAGAAGCAATTGGCAAGGGAGCTCATATTGTAAATGATGTATCTGCAGGACAGCTAGATCCTAACATGCTTGATGTTGTTGCCGGCCTTAAGGTTCCATATGTTGCTATGCACATGAGGGGGAACCCATCTACCATGCAGAATAGCGAGAACCTGCAATACGATAATGTTTGCAAGCAGGTTGCCTCTGAGTTATACTTGCGAGTTAGAGATGCTGAATTATCTGGTATTCCAGCCTGGAGGATAATTATTGACCCTGGAATTGGATTCTCAAAGAACACTGAACATAATTTGGACATTCTCATGGGGTTGCCAAACATACGAACGGAGCTTGCAGGGAAGAGTTTGGCTCTCTCTCATGCTCCTATGTTGATTGGACCCTCGAGGAAGAGATTTTTAGGTGATATTTGTGCTCGCCCTGCTGCAGCTGAGAGAGACCCTGCAACCATTGCTGCTGTGACTGCTGGGGTTTTGGGCGGTGCAAACATTGTTAGGGCACATAATGTCAAAGATAATTTAGATGCTGTGAAGCTCTGTGATGCAATGGTGAAGCGGGAGAGATCTCAGGCATGA